From Chromatiales bacterium, a single genomic window includes:
- a CDS encoding ferrochelatase, with product MSLYRGETAFTHAETGCTGILVTNLGTPDAPEPGALRRYLKQFLWDPRVVEVSRPIWWLILNGIILNVRPRRSAKAYQSVWTEEGSPLLTISKRQRDALETALGERVPGPVKVVLAMRYGNPSIEAGLEALKAAGARRILVLPLYPQYAGATTGSTFDAVADVLKQWRWVPELRFINHYHDEPAYIGALVQGIQRHWAQHPRGELLVFSFHGIPQRYFHDGDPYFCHCQKTARLVAEGLGLSEGEYRVTFQSRVGREEWLKPYTDETMKALPRAGVKRVDVVCPGFSADCLETIEEIGEENRGYFMEAGGEAYHYIPALNDDAAHIDALADLVCHHGQGWPEFSEVYAETAAQAAAEARVARARAMGATE from the coding sequence ATGAGCCTTTATCGCGGAGAGACCGCCTTTACCCATGCCGAGACCGGCTGCACCGGCATCCTGGTCACCAACCTCGGCACCCCGGATGCCCCGGAGCCCGGCGCCCTGCGCCGCTACCTCAAGCAGTTCCTGTGGGACCCGCGGGTGGTGGAGGTCTCCCGGCCGATCTGGTGGCTGATCCTCAACGGCATCATCCTCAACGTGCGTCCGCGCCGCAGCGCGAAGGCCTACCAGAGCGTGTGGACCGAGGAGGGCTCGCCGCTGCTCACCATCTCGAAGCGCCAGCGTGACGCCCTGGAGACGGCCCTGGGCGAGCGCGTGCCCGGCCCCGTGAAGGTGGTCCTGGCCATGCGCTACGGCAACCCCTCCATCGAGGCCGGGCTCGAGGCGCTCAAGGCCGCCGGGGCGCGCCGCATCCTGGTGCTGCCGCTCTACCCACAGTATGCGGGCGCTACCACCGGCTCCACCTTCGATGCGGTGGCCGACGTGCTGAAGCAGTGGCGCTGGGTGCCGGAGCTGCGCTTCATCAACCACTACCACGACGAGCCGGCCTACATCGGCGCCCTGGTGCAGGGCATCCAGCGGCACTGGGCCCAGCACCCGCGCGGCGAGCTGCTGGTGTTTTCCTTTCACGGCATCCCGCAGCGCTATTTCCACGACGGCGATCCCTACTTCTGCCACTGCCAGAAGACCGCGCGCCTGGTGGCCGAGGGACTGGGGCTGTCCGAGGGCGAGTACCGCGTCACCTTCCAGTCGCGCGTGGGCCGCGAGGAATGGCTCAAGCCCTATACCGACGAGACCATGAAGGCCCTGCCGCGGGCCGGTGTGAAGCGCGTGGACGTGGTCTGCCCCGGGTTCTCCGCCGACTGCCTGGAGACCATCGAGGAGATCGGCGAGGAGAACCGCGGCTATTTCATGGAGGCGGGCGGCGAGGCCTATCACTACATCCCGGCCCTGAACGACGATGCCGCCCATATCGACGCCCTGGCGGACCTGGTCTGTCACCATGGCCAGGGCTGGCCGGAATTCTCCGAGGTCTATGCCGAGACGGCCGCACAGGCAGCGGCCGAGGCACGCGTGGCACGCGCCCGGGCCATGGGCGCCACCGAATGA
- a CDS encoding competence/damage-inducible protein A: MSLRNRRIGLVLIGDELLSGKRTDKHMGKTIELLAARGLQLSWVRMVGDDVALLTDTLRQSFAEGDIVFSFGGIGATPDDVTRQCAAAAADVELALHPEAAAIIEERFGEEAYPNRILMAEFPEGADLIPNPVNQIAGFSYRHHHFLPGFPNMAWPMLEWVLEYWYRDIFNQTPPVERLMLLQNVAESELIPLMEACIKRHPEVRLASLPSTENRRQIEIGLKGEAAQVAAASEWFAEELRRMGVSWR; this comes from the coding sequence ATGAGCCTGCGCAACCGGCGTATCGGGCTGGTACTGATCGGCGACGAGCTGCTCAGCGGCAAGCGCACCGACAAGCACATGGGCAAGACCATCGAACTGCTGGCCGCGCGCGGCCTGCAGCTCTCCTGGGTGCGCATGGTCGGCGATGACGTCGCCCTGCTCACCGACACCCTGCGCCAGTCCTTTGCCGAAGGCGACATCGTTTTCAGCTTCGGCGGCATCGGTGCCACCCCGGACGACGTCACCCGCCAGTGCGCCGCGGCCGCGGCCGACGTCGAGCTGGCCCTGCACCCCGAGGCCGCGGCCATCATCGAGGAGCGCTTCGGCGAGGAGGCCTATCCGAACCGCATCCTCATGGCCGAGTTTCCCGAAGGGGCCGATCTCATTCCCAACCCGGTGAACCAGATCGCCGGCTTCTCCTATCGCCACCATCACTTCCTGCCCGGTTTCCCCAACATGGCCTGGCCGATGCTGGAGTGGGTGCTGGAATACTGGTACCGCGACATCTTCAATCAGACGCCGCCCGTCGAGCGGCTGATGCTGCTGCAAAACGTCGCCGAGTCCGAACTCATCCCCCTGATGGAGGCCTGTATCAAACGCCATCCGGAGGTGCGCCTGGCCAGCCTGCCCAGCACCGAGAACCGCCGCCAGATCGAGATCGGCCTGAAGGGCGAGGCCGCGCAGGTGGCCGCCGCCAGCGAATGGTTCGCCGAGGAGTTGCGCCGGATGGGGGTGAGCTGGCGTTAG
- a CDS encoding HNH endonuclease: MPLEWITYQEAVKLYHAEQVAYSLGSVLYRLHGGISALTGRRSVVDVNSIVATYGNNRALHDAYVPPLNNPALFKRDAHLCLYCGQPFSRADLSRDHVTPVSQEGEDCWTNVVTACKRCNNHKAGRTPEEAGMELLAVPFTPTHAEYVYLQGRRVLADQMEFLRAHFPRSSPLRSRALEA, encoded by the coding sequence ATGCCCCTGGAGTGGATCACCTACCAGGAGGCGGTCAAGCTCTACCACGCCGAGCAGGTGGCCTACAGCCTCGGTTCGGTGCTCTATCGCCTGCACGGGGGCATCAGCGCCCTCACCGGCCGGCGCAGCGTGGTCGACGTCAACTCCATCGTCGCCACCTACGGCAACAACCGCGCCCTCCACGACGCCTACGTCCCGCCCCTCAACAACCCGGCCCTGTTCAAGCGCGACGCCCACCTCTGTCTCTACTGTGGTCAGCCCTTCTCCCGCGCCGACCTCTCGCGCGATCACGTCACCCCGGTGAGCCAGGAGGGCGAGGACTGCTGGACCAACGTGGTCACCGCCTGCAAGCGCTGCAACAACCACAAGGCCGGCCGCACCCCGGAAGAGGCCGGCATGGAGCTGCTGGCCGTGCCCTTCACGCCCACCCATGCCGAATACGTCTACCTGCAGGGCCGCCGCGTGCTGGCCGACCAGATGGAGTTCCTGCGCGCCCACTTCCCGCGTAGCAGCCCCCTGCGCAGCCGCGCCCTGGAGGCCTGA